A stretch of the Sphingosinithalassobacter tenebrarum genome encodes the following:
- a CDS encoding glycoside hydrolase family 130 protein, whose protein sequence is MLQIFHHSLRLRADPSRVVVRPFHLSWQSNGSGPSRSERLVREVLDMSPAQARVQLDRVLKDFEKRHWQTRRVFMTRYDEIEAQMQLDGAHISDEKRQLIGAYFCHEYSYAAAALMNPSAVPHHDQSGLREGSLRVIISLRAVGEGHISSVAFREGIITDQGDIRLAPEPPFATATDTHGDENEVPQGQVTVLRHRDSTLSGTVLFPITAAQSNGLEDLRLCQFVHDDGSREWIGTYTAYNGSHIQSELLRTTDWRAFDLVPMTGSAARNKGMALFPRKIGDKYMMIGRQDGENIFLIQSDDLTHWDEGEVLVTPVYPWELVQMGNCGPPIELDEGWLLLTHGVGAMRKYSIGAILLDKNDPSMVIGRTREPILAAVDQDREGYVPNVVYSCGAVRHGDMIFIPYGVADSSVAFAFVPIESLLDQMS, encoded by the coding sequence ATGTTGCAGATTTTCCACCATTCGCTCCGGCTGCGCGCCGATCCTTCGCGAGTGGTGGTCCGGCCCTTTCACTTGTCCTGGCAATCGAACGGGTCGGGGCCGAGCCGCAGCGAGCGGCTGGTCCGCGAAGTGCTGGACATGTCGCCCGCGCAGGCGCGGGTCCAGCTCGACCGCGTGCTCAAGGACTTCGAAAAGCGCCATTGGCAGACGCGCCGCGTCTTCATGACGCGCTATGACGAGATCGAGGCGCAGATGCAGCTCGACGGCGCGCATATCAGCGACGAGAAACGCCAGTTGATCGGCGCCTATTTCTGTCACGAATACAGCTATGCCGCCGCCGCGCTGATGAATCCCAGCGCCGTGCCGCATCACGATCAGAGCGGTCTGCGCGAAGGATCGCTGCGTGTCATCATCTCGCTGCGCGCGGTGGGCGAAGGCCATATCTCCTCGGTCGCCTTTCGCGAGGGGATCATCACCGACCAGGGGGATATCCGGCTGGCGCCCGAACCACCCTTCGCCACCGCCACCGATACACACGGCGACGAAAATGAAGTTCCGCAGGGGCAGGTGACGGTGCTGCGGCATCGCGATTCGACGCTTTCGGGCACCGTCCTCTTTCCGATCACCGCCGCTCAGTCGAACGGACTGGAGGATCTGCGGCTGTGCCAATTCGTCCATGACGATGGAAGCCGCGAATGGATCGGCACCTACACTGCCTATAACGGCTCGCATATCCAGTCGGAGCTGCTGCGCACGACCGACTGGCGCGCCTTCGATCTGGTGCCGATGACCGGCAGCGCGGCGCGCAACAAGGGGATGGCGCTCTTTCCGCGCAAGATCGGCGACAAATATATGATGATCGGCCGGCAGGACGGCGAGAATATCTTCCTGATCCAAAGCGACGACCTCACCCATTGGGACGAAGGCGAGGTGCTGGTAACGCCCGTCTATCCTTGGGAACTGGTGCAGATGGGCAATTGCGGCCCGCCGATCGAGCTGGACGAGGGCTGGCTGCTGCTCACCCACGGCGTCGGCGCGATGCGCAAATATTCGATCGGCGCGATCCTGCTCGACAAGAACGACCCGTCGATGGTGATCGGCCGGACCCGCGAGCCCATCCTGGCGGCGGTCGATCAGGATCGCGAGGGCTATGTACCCAATGTCGTCTACAGCTGTGGCGCGGTGCGCCACGGGGACATGATCTTCATTCCCTATGGCGTGGCCGACAGCTCGGTGGCGTTCGCCTTCGTCCCGATCGAATCGCTGCTCGACCAGATGAGCTGA
- a CDS encoding Do family serine endopeptidase: protein MTIHQPAGAQTAQNEPGAIQAQAPRPNAPMSFAEMVEKLQPAVVNISTTQRVEVPTNPFAGTPFGEFFGNRGGGGSRTQEAESLGSGFVISDDGYVVTNNHVVAPGNARAVVESITVTLSDGREYEAQLVGRDAQSDLAVLKIDGDGLPFVRFGDSTAARVGDWVVAIGNPFGLGGTVTAGIISAVHRVTGAGAYDRFIQTDASINRGNSGGPMFDLNGNVIGINSQIYSPTGGNVGIGFAIPAEEAKPVIDTLIAGGEIKRGYLGVQMQDLSDDLADALGVPKGKGTLIARVEPGEAAAKAGLKAGDLVVKVGGKDVTPDQTLSYLVANIEPGKRVPVEVIREGERRTFQVTLGTRPSEEELAGFDPNDDSTPPSAETPDSAAASLGLIVRPLTPQIARSVGIDPETEGVVVLRVDPSSAAGQQGLRRGDVITSANRKPVKSPQELAEIVTGAKQAGNGTVVVYIQRGRAGRFVPLQIDG, encoded by the coding sequence ATGACGATTCATCAGCCGGCCGGAGCCCAGACAGCGCAGAACGAACCTGGCGCGATCCAGGCACAGGCGCCGCGACCCAATGCGCCGATGAGCTTCGCCGAAATGGTGGAAAAGCTGCAGCCGGCGGTGGTCAATATCTCGACCACGCAACGCGTGGAAGTGCCGACCAATCCGTTTGCCGGTACGCCGTTCGGCGAGTTTTTCGGTAACCGGGGCGGCGGCGGTTCGCGCACGCAGGAAGCCGAATCGCTCGGCTCCGGCTTCGTCATTTCCGACGACGGCTATGTCGTCACCAACAATCATGTCGTCGCGCCGGGCAATGCCCGTGCCGTGGTCGAATCGATCACGGTAACGCTGTCGGACGGCCGCGAATATGAGGCTCAGCTGGTCGGCCGCGACGCGCAGTCCGATCTGGCGGTGCTCAAGATCGACGGCGATGGCCTGCCTTTCGTCCGCTTCGGCGATTCGACGGCGGCGCGCGTCGGCGACTGGGTGGTCGCGATCGGCAATCCCTTCGGCCTGGGCGGCACCGTGACGGCGGGCATCATTTCCGCAGTGCATCGCGTTACGGGCGCGGGCGCCTATGACCGGTTCATCCAGACCGATGCCTCGATCAACCGCGGCAATTCGGGCGGACCGATGTTCGATCTCAACGGCAATGTGATCGGCATCAACTCGCAAATCTATTCGCCCACCGGCGGCAATGTCGGCATCGGCTTTGCGATTCCCGCCGAGGAAGCCAAGCCGGTGATCGACACGCTGATCGCCGGAGGCGAAATCAAGCGCGGCTATCTGGGCGTGCAGATGCAGGATCTGAGCGACGATCTGGCCGATGCGCTGGGCGTGCCCAAGGGCAAGGGAACGCTGATCGCGCGGGTCGAGCCGGGCGAGGCAGCGGCCAAGGCGGGCCTCAAGGCCGGCGATCTGGTCGTAAAGGTCGGTGGCAAGGACGTGACCCCCGATCAGACGCTGAGCTATCTCGTCGCCAATATCGAACCGGGCAAGCGCGTTCCGGTCGAAGTGATTCGCGAGGGCGAACGCCGGACCTTCCAGGTGACGCTGGGCACGCGGCCGAGCGAAGAGGAACTGGCCGGGTTCGACCCGAATGATGATTCGACTCCGCCATCGGCCGAAACGCCCGATTCGGCAGCGGCATCGCTGGGCCTGATCGTACGCCCGCTGACACCGCAGATCGCGCGCAGCGTCGGTATCGATCCCGAGACCGAGGGCGTGGTCGTGCTGCGCGTCGATCCGTCGAGCGCGGCGGGGCAGCAGGGTCTGCGCCGCGGCGACGTGATCACCAGCGCCAACCGCAAGCCGGTAAAGTCTCCGCAGGAACTGGCGGAGATCGTCACCGGTGCCAAGCAGGCGGGTAACGGTACTGTCGTCGTCTATATCCAGCGCGGTCGGGCTGGTCGGTTCGTACCCCTGCAGATCGACGGCTGA
- the hflC gene encoding protease modulator HflC, with product MSLVRNPMTIGIAILLVLVLLLSSVAIVPETRQAVILRFEKPIRTVNAYQTGEVFGNTGAGPIFRVPFLDRIVWVDKRVQGITQDNLPVLSTDQLRLEVDAFARYRIVDPLRMVITARSEEGVATQLRPLLGSALRNELGKREFAALLSPERGEVMESIQRALQVQASQYGVEVVDVRIKHADLPDGSPLDSAFDRMRTARRQEAATIAARGRREAQIIRADADAQAAKIYAESFGKDPDFYDFYRAMQSYRYTFAGENGKNRGDDGRPTIVLSPDNQYLREFQGRR from the coding sequence ATGAGTCTCGTCCGCAATCCGATGACGATCGGCATCGCCATCCTGCTAGTGCTGGTGCTGCTGTTGAGCTCGGTGGCGATCGTACCCGAGACGCGCCAGGCAGTGATCCTGCGTTTCGAAAAGCCGATCCGCACCGTCAATGCGTATCAGACCGGCGAAGTTTTCGGGAATACCGGCGCCGGACCGATCTTTCGCGTGCCGTTCCTCGATCGCATCGTCTGGGTCGACAAGCGGGTTCAGGGCATCACGCAGGACAATCTGCCGGTGCTTTCGACCGACCAGCTTCGCCTCGAAGTCGACGCTTTCGCGCGCTATCGCATCGTCGATCCGCTCAGGATGGTGATCACCGCGCGCAGCGAGGAAGGCGTCGCGACGCAGCTGCGGCCGTTGCTCGGATCGGCGCTGCGCAACGAACTGGGCAAGCGCGAATTCGCGGCATTGCTCAGCCCCGAGCGCGGCGAAGTGATGGAAAGCATCCAGCGCGCGCTGCAGGTGCAGGCGAGCCAATATGGCGTCGAAGTGGTCGATGTGCGGATCAAGCATGCCGACCTGCCCGACGGGTCGCCGCTCGACAGCGCGTTCGATCGGATGCGGACGGCGCGGCGTCAGGAAGCGGCGACGATTGCCGCGCGCGGGCGTCGTGAAGCGCAGATCATCCGGGCCGACGCCGATGCGCAAGCCGCGAAAATCTATGCCGAAAGCTTCGGTAAGGACCCGGATTTCTACGATTTCTACCGCGCGATGCAGTCCTATCGCTACACCTTCGCGGGCGAGAACGGGAAGAATCGCGGCGATGACGGCAGGCCGACAATCGTCCTGTCGCCTGACAATCAGTATCTGCGAGAGTTTCAGGGGCGTCGATAA
- the hflK gene encoding protease modulator HflK, which produces MSEGPKSPWGGGSGDKGGDGDDSGGGPRNPWAYPPEGKRPRSGGSTTLDDLLKRARRGGGGSGGPGGGLPGIPGGKGLWALIIGGLLLAWVALTSFHTIGPEQRGVLTYLGRFQNVLGPGIYPTWPAPFASVTVVNVDEIRDENFPRGGEEPNLMITGDQNIVDLDYQVRWNVANPQAYVFQIEDPEDTVRSVAESAMRAVVATATLDETIGDGRDAIEARVIELMQRILNEYNSGVRVQGVAIKNASAPAEVDEAFKAVTAAQQQAQAGLNDARAYAQQVIAQAQGEAAQFDKIYEEYQLAPEVTRRRMYYDTMERVLEHANTTVIEADGVTPYLPLPEVRRRAAQGSQQQPAQQNGGQQ; this is translated from the coding sequence ATGAGCGAAGGGCCGAAAAGCCCCTGGGGCGGCGGTAGCGGCGACAAGGGCGGCGACGGCGACGATTCGGGCGGCGGTCCGCGCAATCCCTGGGCCTATCCGCCAGAAGGCAAGCGTCCCCGCTCCGGCGGCAGCACGACGCTCGACGATTTGCTGAAACGCGCGCGGCGCGGCGGCGGCGGATCGGGCGGTCCTGGTGGCGGCTTGCCGGGCATTCCCGGCGGCAAGGGCTTGTGGGCGCTGATCATCGGCGGCCTGCTGCTTGCCTGGGTGGCGCTCACCAGCTTCCACACCATTGGCCCCGAGCAGCGCGGCGTACTGACCTATCTCGGACGCTTCCAGAATGTGCTGGGGCCGGGCATCTATCCCACCTGGCCGGCGCCCTTCGCGTCGGTCACCGTCGTCAATGTCGACGAGATTCGCGACGAGAATTTCCCGCGCGGCGGCGAAGAGCCCAATCTGATGATCACCGGCGACCAGAATATCGTCGATCTCGATTATCAGGTGCGCTGGAACGTCGCCAATCCGCAGGCCTATGTCTTCCAGATCGAGGATCCCGAAGACACGGTCCGCTCGGTTGCCGAAAGCGCGATGCGCGCAGTGGTCGCCACTGCGACGCTCGACGAGACGATCGGCGATGGTCGCGACGCGATCGAGGCGCGTGTCATCGAATTGATGCAGCGGATCCTCAACGAATATAATTCGGGTGTCCGGGTGCAGGGCGTCGCGATCAAGAACGCAAGCGCGCCGGCGGAAGTCGACGAGGCGTTCAAGGCCGTCACCGCCGCGCAGCAACAGGCGCAGGCAGGCCTCAACGACGCGCGCGCCTATGCGCAGCAGGTGATCGCTCAGGCGCAGGGCGAAGCGGCGCAGTTCGACAAGATCTATGAGGAATATCAGCTCGCCCCCGAAGTGACGCGGCGGCGCATGTATTATGACACGATGGAGCGCGTGCTCGAACATGCCAACACGACCGTGATCGAGGCCGATGGCGTGACTCCCTATCTGCCGCTTCCCGAAGTCCGCCGCCGTGCGGCGCAGGGCAGCCAGCAACAGCCTGCCCAGCAGAACGGAGGCCAGCAATGA
- a CDS encoding Mrp/NBP35 family ATP-binding protein, translating to MTDRATLEAALAPVSAGRATARITEGRANIVLDVTGLPESARDALEADVKAAAQALPGISDVRVLQTSERVQRRLIAVASGKGGVGKSTVAANLAIALKAAGRKVGLVDADIYGPSQTKLMHVEGVKAQAKDEKLIPVETPHGVPLLSMGGLVPEGQAIAWRGPMAGGALGQLVDAHWGDTETLVLDLPPGTGDVQLTMIQKHKPAGAVIVSTPQDLALIDATRAIDLFNKVNVPIIGLIENMAGYACPHCGQVSDPFGKGGAEAAAKQLGIPFLGRIPLDIAIRTASDSGNAADDPAFADMAGKVDQWLAG from the coding sequence ATGACAGATCGCGCAACGCTCGAAGCCGCCCTCGCTCCCGTTTCCGCCGGACGTGCCACTGCCCGCATTACCGAGGGGCGAGCCAATATCGTGCTCGACGTCACCGGCCTGCCCGAATCGGCGCGCGACGCGCTGGAGGCCGATGTGAAGGCCGCCGCGCAGGCACTGCCCGGCATTTCCGACGTCCGCGTTCTGCAGACCAGCGAACGCGTGCAGCGGCGGCTGATCGCCGTGGCGAGCGGCAAGGGCGGCGTCGGCAAATCGACCGTCGCCGCCAATCTGGCGATCGCGCTCAAGGCCGCGGGCCGCAAGGTAGGGCTGGTCGACGCCGATATCTACGGCCCCTCGCAGACCAAGCTGATGCATGTCGAAGGCGTCAAGGCGCAGGCGAAGGACGAGAAGCTGATCCCGGTCGAAACCCCGCACGGTGTTCCGCTCCTTTCGATGGGCGGGCTGGTGCCCGAGGGGCAGGCGATCGCCTGGCGCGGGCCGATGGCGGGCGGCGCGCTGGGCCAGCTGGTCGACGCGCATTGGGGCGACACCGAGACGCTCGTCCTCGACCTGCCTCCCGGCACCGGCGACGTGCAGCTCACCATGATCCAGAAGCACAAGCCAGCGGGCGCAGTGATCGTCTCGACGCCGCAGGATCTGGCGCTGATCGACGCGACACGGGCGATCGACCTGTTCAACAAGGTCAATGTCCCGATCATCGGCCTGATCGAGAATATGGCGGGCTATGCCTGCCCGCATTGCGGCCAAGTCTCCGATCCCTTCGGCAAGGGCGGCGCGGAAGCGGCGGCGAAGCAGCTCGGCATTCCGTTCCTCGGCCGCATTCCGCTCGACATCGCGATCCGCACCGCGTCCGATTCGGGGAACGCTGCGGACGACCCTGCGTTCGCTGACATGGCGGGCAAGGTCGACCAATGGCTCGCCGGATAA
- a CDS encoding CoA-binding protein — MPLTRDDDIALLLKETRTIAMIGASDNPSRASYGVMAFLQRQGYRVIPINPTITGEHVHGEFVFRDLSQIGEPIDMVDVFRNSEAAGEAVDQAIAAGAKSVWMQLGVVNEAAAQRAEAAGLKVVMDRCPKIEIPRLGLEPVA, encoded by the coding sequence ATGCCGCTGACCCGCGACGACGATATCGCCCTTCTGCTCAAGGAAACCCGCACGATCGCGATGATCGGTGCGTCCGACAATCCCTCGCGTGCTTCATACGGCGTGATGGCGTTCCTGCAGCGGCAGGGATATCGCGTGATCCCGATCAATCCGACGATCACCGGCGAACATGTGCATGGCGAATTCGTCTTCCGCGACCTTTCGCAGATCGGCGAGCCGATCGACATGGTCGATGTGTTCCGCAATTCCGAGGCCGCGGGCGAAGCAGTCGACCAGGCGATCGCGGCCGGGGCGAAGTCGGTGTGGATGCAGCTCGGCGTCGTCAACGAAGCGGCGGCCCAGCGGGCCGAAGCGGCGGGGTTGAAAGTGGTGATGGATCGCTGCCCCAAGATCGAAATCCCCCGGTTGGGGCTGGAGCCGGTGGCTTAG
- a CDS encoding aminotransferase class V-fold PLP-dependent enzyme has product MSASYKHLFQRSLAAAPDRLHFAAHSHHLWPDASYVGQIAAWQDAARLADRKWGRVMEELWPAAQHHVTHELGLPDPASIAFAGNTHDFLIRIVSALGKSPVRILTSDGEFHSFRRQIARWVEAGHVELETVPVGEGFETAFLERALSGDHDLIFVSQVMFGTGRVTQGLDRLAALSRPEGPWLVVDGYHGFMAVETDLAPLANSAFYLSGGYKYAMAGEGVGILHAPPGFGARPEITGWYAEFDDLSLSTGQVGYAPDARRFLGATFDPSGLYRFVAVRDMLADEGITTATVSAYVAGLRDQLLGGLDDSPLGEAELLNPPGKGSQARFLAFRTPHAAKWQEMLAAQDIVTDVRADVLRIGFGLYHDQKDVAELLAVLGRLPTE; this is encoded by the coding sequence GTGAGCGCTAGCTACAAACACCTGTTCCAGCGCAGCCTCGCCGCCGCGCCCGACCGGCTGCACTTCGCCGCGCACAGCCACCATCTCTGGCCCGACGCCAGCTATGTGGGGCAGATCGCCGCGTGGCAGGACGCCGCCCGGCTCGCCGACCGCAAATGGGGGCGGGTGATGGAGGAGCTGTGGCCCGCCGCGCAGCACCATGTGACGCACGAACTGGGACTTCCCGATCCGGCAAGCATCGCCTTTGCGGGCAACACGCATGATTTCCTGATCCGCATCGTCTCTGCGCTCGGCAAAAGTCCGGTGCGTATCCTGACCAGCGACGGCGAGTTTCACAGCTTCCGCCGCCAGATCGCGCGCTGGGTGGAGGCGGGGCATGTCGAACTCGAAACCGTGCCGGTGGGCGAGGGGTTCGAAACCGCCTTTCTCGAACGCGCGCTTTCGGGCGACCATGACCTCATCTTCGTCAGCCAGGTGATGTTCGGCACCGGCCGCGTGACGCAGGGGCTCGATCGCCTGGCCGCGCTGTCGCGGCCCGAGGGGCCGTGGCTGGTGGTCGACGGCTATCACGGTTTCATGGCGGTGGAGACCGATCTCGCGCCGCTCGCCAACAGCGCCTTCTACCTTTCCGGCGGATACAAATATGCGATGGCGGGGGAGGGCGTCGGCATTCTCCATGCGCCGCCGGGTTTCGGCGCGCGCCCCGAAATCACCGGCTGGTATGCCGAGTTCGACGATCTTTCGCTATCGACGGGGCAGGTGGGCTATGCCCCCGACGCGCGGCGGTTTCTGGGCGCGACGTTCGATCCCTCGGGCCTCTATCGCTTCGTCGCGGTGCGCGACATGCTGGCGGACGAGGGGATCACGACCGCCACTGTCAGCGCGTATGTAGCGGGGCTGCGCGACCAGTTGCTTGGCGGGCTGGACGACTCCCCGCTTGGAGAGGCAGAGCTGCTGAATCCGCCCGGCAAGGGGTCGCAGGCGCGGTTCCTGGCCTTCCGTACGCCGCATGCCGCCAAATGGCAGGAAATGCTCGCGGCGCAGGATATCGTCACCGATGTCCGCGCCGATGTGCTGCGGATCGGGTTCGGCCTCTACCACGACCAAAAGGATGTCGCGGAGTTGCTGGCGGTGCTGGGGCGGCTGCCAACCGAATAA
- a CDS encoding tryptophan 2,3-dioxygenase: protein MSSESPEDMTYGRYLALDDILSAQHPISDKHDELLFIVIHQTKELWLKQAIAELLLAKALIGEGRLIEAYKSLARVSRIQSVMTLSWEILATMTPSDYSEFRSVLGSSSGFQSDQFRAVETLLGLRGGGEPGPLTLEFAAMPSLWDDANAALARAGFGLSDAVLKRDWPQPYEPSAEVEDAWAEVYRDTEKYWDLYQLAEKLVDIDDALATWRHKHVLTVSRIIGGKRGTGGTAGVPYLQTTLSKRAFPELWTLRTQL, encoded by the coding sequence ATGAGCAGCGAATCACCCGAAGACATGACCTATGGGCGCTATCTCGCGCTCGACGACATTCTCTCCGCGCAGCATCCGATTTCGGACAAGCATGACGAGCTGCTGTTCATCGTCATCCACCAGACCAAGGAGCTCTGGCTCAAACAGGCGATCGCGGAACTGCTGCTCGCCAAGGCGCTGATCGGCGAGGGGCGGCTGATCGAGGCCTATAAGAGCCTGGCGCGAGTCAGCCGGATCCAGTCGGTGATGACGCTGAGCTGGGAAATTCTCGCGACGATGACGCCGAGCGATTACAGCGAATTCCGCTCGGTCCTCGGCTCCTCCTCGGGCTTTCAATCGGATCAGTTTCGCGCGGTCGAAACGCTGCTCGGGTTGCGCGGCGGCGGCGAGCCGGGGCCGCTGACGCTCGAATTCGCGGCGATGCCCAGCCTGTGGGACGACGCCAATGCCGCGCTCGCGCGTGCCGGCTTCGGCCTGTCGGATGCAGTGCTAAAGCGCGATTGGCCGCAACCCTATGAGCCTTCGGCCGAGGTCGAGGACGCGTGGGCGGAAGTCTATCGCGATACCGAAAAATATTGGGATCTCTATCAGCTCGCCGAAAAGCTGGTCGATATCGACGACGCGCTCGCGACCTGGCGCCACAAGCATGTGCTGACCGTCAGCCGCATCATCGGCGGCAAGCGCGGGACGGGTGGCACGGCGGGCGTGCCATATTTGCAGACCACATTGTCGAAGCGCGCTTTCCCCGAACTCTGGACGCTGCGGACGCAGCTGTGA
- a CDS encoding cation:proton antiporter domain-containing protein codes for MHADIPFLSEILLFLVAAGLIIPLTHRIRISPVLGFLCVGLLIGPYGLGRLAGTWPVLEHVVVHDAEGVATIGELGVVFLLFAIGLELSLAQLWAMRKLVFGLGGAQVLLCGLAIGLIANAYGNPPGASIILGLCLALSSTAIVMQLLSEKLQLSTPAGRASFGILLFQDLAVVPILFLIGVFGAQTEGPVLLSALKALGMAVGVIVGILAVGRLIVRPLLRIAAASGIREQFMAAVLLLVIGTATLTAAAGLSMALGAFLAGLLFSGTEYRHQINSDIEPFKGLLLALFFISVGMSLDPYAVYSQLGLVVMSAIGLILLKAAIMVPLGRAFGLNWATSAQTALLLGEGGEFALVAVTTAMSVAVMDRDVGQFMLLVVVVTMFLTPGLELLARRTGAAVRDRFGSEEAMPQAEDMADRVVIGGFGRVGQMLARLLEDNRIAYVALDQDPELVAEHRRRGAPVYFGDASKPEVLEHLGLRQARAFAATMDQGRASEHLVGAVHRAWPDVPIFARARDPEHARRLIELGATSATPETTEASLRLSEDLLGSVGIPDDAARAIIERYRAESREWAA; via the coding sequence ATGCATGCCGACATCCCGTTTCTGAGCGAGATTCTGCTCTTTCTGGTTGCGGCCGGGCTCATTATTCCGCTCACGCACCGCATTCGGATCAGTCCGGTACTCGGGTTTCTGTGCGTCGGCCTGCTGATCGGTCCCTATGGGCTGGGCAGGCTGGCCGGAACCTGGCCGGTGCTCGAACATGTCGTTGTCCATGATGCCGAAGGCGTCGCGACGATCGGCGAACTGGGCGTCGTCTTCCTGCTGTTCGCGATCGGGCTGGAATTGTCGCTGGCGCAGCTATGGGCGATGCGAAAGCTGGTTTTCGGGCTCGGCGGCGCGCAGGTGCTGCTGTGCGGCCTCGCCATCGGGCTGATCGCCAATGCCTATGGCAATCCGCCCGGGGCCTCGATCATCCTCGGCCTCTGCCTCGCTTTGTCGTCGACAGCGATCGTGATGCAGCTCCTGTCCGAAAAGCTGCAGCTTTCCACGCCCGCGGGCCGGGCCTCGTTCGGGATATTGCTGTTTCAGGATCTCGCGGTCGTCCCGATCCTGTTCCTGATCGGCGTGTTCGGCGCGCAGACCGAAGGGCCGGTGCTGCTTTCGGCGCTGAAGGCACTGGGAATGGCGGTCGGCGTGATCGTGGGCATCCTTGCGGTCGGGCGGCTGATCGTGCGCCCGCTGCTGCGCATCGCCGCGGCTTCGGGCATTCGCGAACAGTTCATGGCGGCGGTGCTGCTGCTGGTCATCGGCACCGCGACGCTTACCGCGGCGGCGGGGCTTTCGATGGCGCTCGGCGCCTTCCTTGCCGGGCTGCTCTTTTCGGGCACCGAATATCGCCACCAGATCAACAGCGATATCGAGCCGTTCAAGGGGCTGCTGCTCGCGCTGTTCTTCATCTCCGTCGGGATGAGCCTCGATCCCTATGCGGTCTATTCGCAGCTCGGGCTGGTGGTGATGTCCGCGATCGGACTGATCCTCTTGAAGGCCGCGATCATGGTCCCGCTCGGGCGCGCCTTCGGGCTGAACTGGGCGACCTCGGCGCAAACCGCTTTGCTGCTCGGCGAAGGCGGCGAATTCGCGCTCGTCGCAGTGACGACCGCGATGTCGGTGGCTGTGATGGACCGCGATGTCGGCCAGTTCATGCTGCTTGTCGTCGTCGTCACCATGTTCCTGACGCCGGGGCTGGAGCTGCTTGCGCGGCGCACCGGAGCGGCGGTCCGCGACCGTTTCGGCAGCGAGGAAGCGATGCCGCAGGCCGAGGACATGGCCGATCGCGTGGTGATCGGCGGCTTCGGCCGGGTCGGCCAGATGCTTGCCCGTCTGCTCGAGGACAATCGCATCGCCTATGTCGCGCTCGATCAGGATCCCGAGCTGGTAGCCGAGCATCGCAGGCGCGGCGCGCCTGTTTATTTCGGCGATGCCAGCAAGCCCGAAGTGCTCGAACATCTCGGGTTGCGACAGGCACGCGCCTTTGCCGCGACGATGGATCAGGGGCGTGCGTCGGAGCATCTGGTGGGGGCCGTCCATCGCGCCTGGCCGGACGTGCCGATCTTCGCGCGGGCCCGCGATCCCGAACATGCGCGTCGGCTGATCGAACTCGGCGCGACCAGCGCGACGCCGGAAACCACCGAGGCGAGCCTGCGCCTGTCGGAGGATTTGCTCGGCAGCGTCGGCATTCCCGACGATGCGGCGCGCGCGATCATCGAGCGCTACCGCGCCGAGAGCCGCGAATGGGCGGCATAG
- a CDS encoding universal stress protein, with amino-acid sequence MAHAKAILLATDLTARSDRPTDRAMLLGDQLDASVLMLHVVEPGRTDGDAAEQAAREELQAIVDRAGCEAEPLVRSGAVHDEILKLVDARSPSLILTGVARYNNISDYFLGTAVEALVRRAPVPVLVVKARASAPYRRLLFATDFSDCARQALERAAAIFPDAEITVWHGCHAAYEAFLGKEGTELEIQQQADRDMKKFVADADLPASVRDRMTTLVEVGEFYSQLRDCLNDGKFDLLVIGTHGAGGLTRAAIGSRAAEILKYVDSDTLVVRPVRQ; translated from the coding sequence ATGGCACATGCGAAGGCGATATTGCTGGCGACGGATCTGACCGCCAGATCGGACAGACCCACCGACCGTGCGATGCTGCTGGGAGACCAGCTGGATGCATCGGTCCTCATGCTGCATGTCGTCGAACCCGGCCGTACTGACGGCGATGCGGCCGAGCAGGCGGCGCGGGAGGAATTGCAGGCCATCGTCGACAGGGCGGGGTGCGAGGCCGAGCCGCTGGTGCGCAGCGGCGCCGTGCATGACGAGATATTGAAGCTGGTGGACGCGCGATCGCCGTCGCTGATCCTGACCGGCGTGGCGCGATACAATAATATCAGCGACTATTTCCTGGGAACGGCGGTCGAAGCGCTGGTGCGCCGCGCGCCGGTTCCCGTGCTGGTGGTGAAGGCGCGGGCGAGCGCGCCTTATCGCCGCCTGCTCTTCGCTACCGATTTTTCCGATTGCGCACGCCAGGCGCTGGAGCGGGCCGCCGCGATCTTCCCCGATGCCGAAATCACCGTCTGGCATGGCTGCCACGCCGCCTATGAGGCGTTTCTGGGCAAGGAAGGCACCGAGCTGGAGATTCAGCAGCAGGCCGACCGCGACATGAAGAAATTCGTTGCCGATGCCGATCTGCCCGCATCGGTGCGCGACCGGATGACCACGCTGGTCGAAGTCGGCGAATTCTACAGTCAGCTCCGCGACTGCCTGAACGACGGGAAATTCGACTTGCTGGTGATCGGCACCCACGGCGCCGGCGGGCTCACGCGCGCCGCGATCGGCAGCCGCGCGGCCGAGATCCTGAAATATGTCGACAGCGATACATTGGTGGTGCGGCCCGTTCGGCAATAG